A single genomic interval of Spirosoma linguale DSM 74 harbors:
- a CDS encoding thiamine pyrophosphokinase (TIGRFAM: thiamine pyrophosphokinase~PFAM: Thiamin pyrophosphokinase catalytic region~KEGG: fta:FTA_1562 thiamine pyrophosphokinase) produces the protein MSSHHIVREKQEPALLIANGEACSAELLGQLLEWSPTVVVLDSAIWRVLDLGIKVDVLLGDFDRDLDLDAIREQQYPLEIVHTPNQDKTDLDKGIEYLIERGYPAVNIVWATGRRADHSLTNMTNIVRYKDQIRIVMIDDHSKIFPLVGRFEKWYEAGTPISLIPVGTVTGYTSAGLKYDLQDATLTLGYNTSSSNEAAQDGFVRVETQSGDLLIMECWD, from the coding sequence ATGTCATCACATCACATTGTCCGCGAAAAGCAGGAACCGGCCCTCTTGATTGCCAACGGCGAAGCCTGCAGTGCCGAGTTGCTGGGGCAGCTTCTGGAGTGGAGCCCCACGGTGGTCGTGCTCGATAGCGCCATCTGGCGGGTGCTCGATCTGGGTATCAAAGTCGATGTGCTGCTGGGTGACTTCGACCGTGATCTGGACCTGGACGCTATTCGCGAGCAGCAATACCCGCTGGAAATCGTTCATACGCCCAATCAGGATAAAACCGATCTCGATAAAGGCATCGAATACCTGATCGAGCGGGGCTATCCGGCAGTCAACATCGTTTGGGCCACCGGTCGGCGGGCAGACCACAGCCTGACCAACATGACCAACATTGTGCGGTATAAAGACCAGATTCGCATCGTGATGATCGACGACCACTCGAAGATTTTTCCGCTGGTCGGGCGGTTCGAGAAATGGTACGAAGCCGGAACGCCCATTTCCCTGATTCCCGTCGGTACTGTAACGGGTTACACTTCGGCGGGGCTCAAGTACGATCTTCAGGATGCCACGCTCACCCTCGGCTATAATACCAGCAGCAGCAATGAAGCCGCGCAGGACGGTTTTGTTCGTGTTGAAACCCAATCCGGCGATCTGCTCATTATGGAGTGCTGGGATTAG
- a CDS encoding 3-deoxy-D-manno-octulosonatecytidylyltransferase (KEGG: dvl:Dvul_0267 3-deoxy-manno-octulosonate cytidylyltransferase~TIGRFAM: 3-deoxy-D-manno-octulosonate cytidylyltransferase~PFAM: acylneuraminate cytidylyltransferase) — translation MIIGIIPARYGSSRFPGKPLADIRGKSMIQRVLEQANQAESLAKVVVATDDDRIAEAVRRLGYEAVMTRVDHPSGTDRCWEAYDRLVADGVIVGNSTDYVLNIQGDEPFLDPAQIDELAAILDGSVELATQMATVDSAEMLHDPKEAKIVINSQNEALYFSRSAVPYLWGVEPDQWHAKHAYHRHVGLYAYRVDVLERLTQLPPSPLERAESLEQLRWLEAGYRIKLVPTNFQTPSVDSPEDIEKILKSGVA, via the coding sequence ATGATTATCGGAATAATCCCCGCCCGCTACGGCTCCTCCCGTTTTCCCGGCAAACCCCTGGCCGACATTAGGGGAAAATCCATGATTCAGCGGGTGCTCGAACAGGCGAATCAGGCCGAGTCGCTGGCAAAAGTAGTGGTAGCAACGGACGACGACCGCATTGCCGAAGCCGTTCGCCGACTTGGTTACGAAGCCGTTATGACCCGCGTTGATCACCCCAGCGGTACCGACAGGTGTTGGGAAGCTTACGACCGACTGGTGGCAGACGGTGTGATTGTCGGCAATTCGACTGATTACGTACTGAATATTCAGGGGGATGAGCCCTTTCTGGACCCGGCTCAGATTGACGAACTGGCCGCTATTCTGGACGGTTCCGTCGAACTGGCTACGCAGATGGCAACCGTCGATTCGGCGGAGATGCTGCATGACCCCAAGGAGGCTAAAATTGTTATCAACAGCCAGAACGAAGCCTTGTATTTTAGTCGTTCGGCGGTGCCTTATCTGTGGGGCGTTGAACCAGACCAGTGGCACGCAAAGCACGCATATCACCGCCATGTGGGCTTGTATGCCTACCGCGTGGATGTACTGGAAAGGTTAACTCAGTTGCCTCCGTCGCCCCTCGAACGGGCGGAGTCGCTGGAGCAGTTGCGCTGGCTGGAAGCGGGGTATCGAATCAAACTGGTTCCCACAAACTTTCAGACGCCAAGCGTCGATAGCCCGGAGGATATTGAGAAGATTCTGAAAAGCGGAGTGGCGTAG
- a CDS encoding Low specificity phosphatase (HAD superfamily)- like protein (KEGG: rma:Rmag_1043 3-deoxy-D-manno-octulosonate 8- phosphate phosphatase) translates to MIEKTFTALNGQFVTPADALTEKLRSVKAIVFDWDGVFNDGIKTEAGSSSFSEVDSMGTNLLRFGLWLQHGGQLPVAAVITGVTNTLADTLVGREHFHACYSQAKHKVDVLAHLLEKHNLEPKEVAFFFDDALDLSVAEVVGVRIMIRRQANPLFTNYVIENGLADYITGSQSGQFAVREGCELILGLLGQFETVMAERLRYKPVYDQYYQQRQAIEPTYWTVGPAGPERKNT, encoded by the coding sequence ATGATTGAAAAAACCTTCACCGCACTTAACGGTCAATTTGTTACGCCCGCCGATGCGCTGACTGAAAAGCTTCGGTCGGTAAAGGCCATTGTGTTCGACTGGGACGGCGTTTTCAACGACGGTATCAAGACCGAAGCGGGCAGTAGTTCGTTCAGCGAAGTCGATTCGATGGGTACAAACCTGCTCCGGTTCGGGCTTTGGTTACAGCATGGCGGACAGTTGCCCGTAGCGGCTGTCATTACAGGGGTAACCAATACGCTGGCCGATACGCTTGTGGGTCGTGAGCATTTTCACGCCTGTTATTCGCAGGCCAAGCATAAAGTGGATGTGCTGGCTCATCTTCTGGAGAAACATAATTTGGAGCCAAAAGAGGTTGCCTTTTTCTTCGATGATGCGCTGGACCTTTCCGTGGCCGAAGTCGTTGGTGTACGCATTATGATTCGCCGGCAGGCCAATCCCCTGTTCACGAACTACGTAATTGAGAATGGCCTCGCGGACTATATCACCGGCAGCCAGAGCGGGCAGTTTGCCGTTCGGGAAGGATGCGAACTCATACTGGGTCTCCTCGGCCAGTTCGAGACCGTTATGGCTGAACGTCTTCGCTACAAGCCCGTATACGACCAGTATTACCAGCAACGGCAGGCCATCGAGCCAACCTATTGGACAGTCGGTCCCGCTGGACCTGAGCGAAAAAACACTTAA
- a CDS encoding 2-dehydro-3-deoxyphosphooctonate aldolase (TIGRFAM: 2-dehydro-3-deoxyphosphooctonate aldolase~PFAM: DAHP synthetase I/KDSA~KEGG: glo:Glov_2172 2-dehydro-3- deoxyphosphooctonate aldolase), with protein MSQKIVRVGDIECGSDELFLISGPCVIEDEKIMMTVAEQLREIQERLGIKIIYKSSFQKDNRSSLNYYNGPGLEKGIKILAKVKEQFGFPLLTDVHYPDQCAPAAEVVDVLQIPAYLCMQTMLVVAAAQTGKVVNVKHGQFLAPENMKHPVKKIEDSGNEQIILTERGFTFGYNDLVVDPRAFYHMARTNYPVVFDVTHAIRKYGIPSADAKGGAREYLPVLARAGVAAGVDGLFVETHTCPSEALCDAASQLDIRYLEEFMKPLIELHAVEVKYRNTLPELA; from the coding sequence ATGTCTCAGAAAATCGTTCGCGTTGGCGACATTGAATGCGGTTCCGATGAGTTGTTTCTCATCAGCGGTCCCTGCGTTATTGAAGATGAAAAAATTATGATGACGGTGGCTGAGCAGCTCCGCGAAATTCAGGAACGGCTCGGCATCAAGATCATCTACAAGTCGTCGTTCCAGAAGGACAACCGCTCCAGCCTGAACTACTACAACGGTCCGGGCCTTGAGAAAGGCATCAAGATTTTGGCTAAAGTAAAAGAGCAGTTCGGTTTTCCGCTGCTCACCGACGTGCATTACCCGGATCAGTGCGCTCCTGCTGCCGAAGTGGTCGACGTGCTGCAAATTCCGGCCTACCTGTGTATGCAGACGATGCTCGTAGTGGCAGCCGCCCAAACGGGTAAGGTTGTTAATGTGAAGCACGGGCAGTTTCTGGCACCGGAAAACATGAAGCACCCGGTCAAAAAGATTGAAGATTCGGGCAACGAACAAATCATCCTGACCGAGCGTGGTTTCACCTTTGGGTACAATGACCTGGTGGTTGATCCACGCGCTTTCTACCACATGGCGCGTACTAACTACCCCGTCGTGTTCGACGTTACCCACGCTATCCGGAAGTACGGTATTCCATCGGCCGATGCGAAAGGTGGAGCGCGGGAATATCTGCCCGTATTAGCCCGCGCCGGTGTGGCTGCCGGTGTCGATGGCCTGTTTGTGGAAACGCACACCTGCCCATCCGAAGCCCTTTGCGATGCCGCCAGCCAACTGGACATCCGGTATCTGGAAGAGTTCATGAAGCCCCTCATCGAACTCCACGCGGTTGAGGTAAAATACCGCAACACATTACCGGAATTGGCTTAA
- a CDS encoding iron-containing alcohol dehydrogenase (PFAM: iron-containing alcohol dehydrogenase~KEGG: saz:Sama_1640 alcohol dehydrogenase, iron- containing) — MVATQTTHKNFKGVEKTVFGRGSFSQLDEIIAPVRTENEGYFVFLVDNYFKGKPLEGQVPAHAEDLTYYISVEEHEPTTDQIDQLRDEILAKKGLPSGVVGIGGGSIMDIAKALSLMLTNEGSSTLYQGLNLIKKPGVYHVGVPTISGTGAEVSMTAVLTGPEKKLGLKCEWTVFNQIVLDPELIASVPRNWWFYTGMDTYIHCIESENGRLNNAYSHAFAEQSMKLCREIYLGENSGQTPENDDKLMVASMMGGLSLTYSEVGVCHALSYGLSKILGTRHCYANCLIMNYLEDYYPQGVAEFKEMVAYHQIDLPQGLSKDWSDDTITQMAHVSYNLPHMWLHAIGDNWQEVITIDVLKDLFRRL, encoded by the coding sequence ATGGTAGCAACACAAACCACGCATAAAAATTTTAAAGGGGTCGAGAAGACCGTTTTTGGTCGGGGGAGTTTTTCGCAACTCGACGAAATCATCGCACCTGTCCGGACTGAAAACGAAGGGTATTTTGTCTTTCTGGTCGACAATTACTTCAAAGGCAAACCCCTCGAAGGGCAGGTTCCGGCCCATGCTGAAGATTTGACGTATTACATCAGCGTCGAAGAACACGAACCCACCACCGACCAGATCGATCAGCTTCGCGACGAAATTCTGGCGAAGAAAGGGCTTCCGTCGGGGGTAGTCGGCATCGGTGGCGGCAGCATCATGGACATTGCCAAAGCCTTGTCGCTGATGCTCACCAACGAAGGCTCCTCAACGCTGTACCAGGGGCTTAATCTGATCAAAAAGCCGGGTGTTTACCATGTCGGTGTGCCCACCATTTCGGGTACCGGTGCGGAAGTGTCGATGACGGCCGTATTGACGGGTCCAGAAAAGAAACTGGGTCTGAAGTGCGAATGGACGGTTTTTAACCAGATCGTACTCGACCCCGAACTCATTGCCAGCGTACCGCGCAACTGGTGGTTCTATACGGGCATGGATACGTACATTCACTGTATTGAATCGGAGAATGGGCGGCTGAACAACGCGTATTCACACGCCTTTGCCGAACAGTCCATGAAGCTTTGCCGGGAGATCTACCTGGGCGAAAACTCGGGCCAAACCCCCGAAAACGACGATAAGCTTATGGTGGCTTCCATGATGGGCGGTTTAAGCCTGACGTATTCCGAAGTGGGCGTTTGTCACGCGCTCAGCTACGGCCTGTCGAAGATCCTGGGAACCCGGCATTGTTATGCCAATTGTCTGATTATGAATTACCTTGAGGATTATTATCCGCAGGGTGTTGCCGAGTTCAAAGAAATGGTCGCGTATCACCAGATCGACCTGCCGCAGGGCCTGTCGAAAGACTGGAGCGATGATACGATCACCCAAATGGCACATGTGTCGTACAACCTGCCGCACATGTGGCTGCACGCCATCGGCGACAACTGGCAGGAGGTCATCACCATCGACGTGCTGAAGGACTTGTTCCGAAGATTATAA
- a CDS encoding Glutamine--scyllo-inositol transaminase (PFAM: DegT/DnrJ/EryC1/StrS aminotransferase; aromatic amino acid beta-eliminating lyase/threonine aldolase~KEGG: slo:Shew_1858 DegT/DnrJ/EryC1/StrS aminotransferase), protein MEFFGAAERTEINDVLETGILFRYNHEAQRNNIYKAREFEAEVAKLVGAKYAHAVSSGSTAALCAMAAAGIGAGDEVIVPPFTYIATIEAVLMVGALPVFADIDETLCLSAEGIRKAITPRTKGVCLVHMCGQMADMDAIMAVINEHNLVLVEDAGQAMGASYKGVSTGLWGKTGAYSFDFFKIATAGEGGIMVTNDEVAYKHADSYSDHGHDHIGSNRGMEQHPILGFNYRISELHAAVGLVQTRRVPEIIKSNNAHKSQLMAALGQIPGVEFARIPDTDGDSATFLNMLLPDTETAQRVVAEMNAAGIGGFNYWFTNMYHFINQWDHIKEMRTASTLPIEKFGAPQDYKNLDIPNAQATIGRLISFGIRATWTSEEVATLASNIEAAIRKATLVEA, encoded by the coding sequence ATGGAATTTTTCGGAGCCGCTGAGCGCACAGAAATCAACGATGTGCTCGAGACCGGCATCCTGTTTCGGTACAATCACGAAGCACAACGAAACAATATTTACAAAGCCCGCGAGTTTGAGGCCGAAGTGGCCAAACTAGTTGGTGCGAAATACGCGCACGCCGTTTCGAGCGGGTCAACGGCGGCTTTGTGCGCAATGGCTGCGGCCGGTATTGGTGCCGGTGATGAAGTCATTGTGCCGCCCTTTACCTACATCGCTACCATCGAGGCTGTACTGATGGTCGGTGCGTTGCCCGTTTTCGCCGACATCGACGAGACACTCTGCCTGAGTGCCGAAGGGATTCGCAAGGCGATTACCCCCCGCACCAAAGGTGTTTGTCTGGTTCACATGTGCGGTCAAATGGCCGACATGGACGCCATCATGGCCGTCATCAATGAACACAACCTTGTGCTGGTCGAAGATGCCGGACAGGCCATGGGTGCCAGCTACAAAGGTGTTTCGACCGGTCTCTGGGGCAAAACCGGTGCCTATTCGTTCGACTTTTTCAAGATCGCAACGGCTGGCGAAGGCGGCATCATGGTAACCAACGATGAAGTGGCCTACAAACATGCCGACTCGTATTCCGACCACGGCCACGACCATATTGGCAGCAACCGGGGCATGGAGCAACACCCGATCTTAGGGTTCAACTACCGTATCAGCGAGCTGCACGCGGCTGTTGGCCTGGTGCAAACGCGCCGGGTTCCCGAAATCATCAAGAGCAACAACGCCCACAAAAGCCAGTTGATGGCCGCTCTGGGACAGATTCCCGGTGTCGAGTTTGCCCGTATTCCCGACACGGATGGCGATTCGGCTACGTTTCTGAACATGCTTCTGCCCGATACGGAAACAGCGCAGCGGGTTGTCGCCGAAATGAATGCGGCCGGTATTGGTGGGTTCAACTACTGGTTCACGAACATGTACCACTTCATCAATCAGTGGGATCATATCAAGGAAATGCGGACGGCTTCTACGCTGCCCATCGAAAAATTCGGCGCGCCACAAGACTACAAAAACCTCGACATTCCCAATGCCCAGGCAACCATCGGCCGACTGATTTCATTCGGTATTCGGGCCACCTGGACATCGGAAGAAGTGGCAACCCTGGCGTCGAACATCGAAGCTGCCATTCGGAAAGCAACCCTGGTTGAAGCGTAA
- a CDS encoding CMP/dCMP deaminase zinc-binding protein (PFAM: CMP/dCMP deaminase zinc-binding~KEGG: bba:Bd0085 cytidine/deoxycytidylate deaminase family protein) — protein MTNQDEVFLREAIQLAREGMTTDQGGPFGSVIVRDGQIVGKGFNMVTSTNDPTAHAEVVAIRDACRNLGTFQLDGCTLYASCEPCPMCLGAIYWARPSRVVYAAQHADAASVGFDDQFIYEEIDKPHEHRHIPMHQLLRDEAEAVFKEWVALEKRIPY, from the coding sequence ATGACAAATCAGGATGAAGTTTTTCTGCGGGAAGCCATTCAACTGGCCCGCGAAGGAATGACGACCGATCAGGGCGGGCCGTTTGGTTCTGTCATTGTTCGCGATGGACAAATTGTTGGGAAGGGCTTTAATATGGTCACCTCGACCAACGACCCAACGGCCCATGCCGAAGTGGTGGCCATTCGCGATGCCTGCCGGAATCTGGGTACGTTTCAACTGGATGGCTGTACGCTTTACGCTTCCTGCGAGCCCTGCCCAATGTGTCTGGGGGCCATTTACTGGGCACGCCCGAGCCGCGTTGTCTATGCTGCTCAACATGCCGACGCGGCCAGTGTTGGTTTTGATGATCAGTTTATTTACGAAGAAATCGACAAGCCGCACGAGCACCGGCACATCCCCATGCACCAGCTCCTGCGCGACGAAGCCGAGGCTGTTTTTAAGGAATGGGTGGCACTCGAAAAGCGAATACCCTATTAA
- a CDS encoding putative plasmid-related protein (KEGG: vsp:VS_II0104 putative plasmid-related protein) encodes MIAHLSPFQPFIDSAINVCCQDPEAIGLAAGGSWASGELDAYSDLDLVLVLSRKVAPDTEQMQVYASRFGPLLASFRGDHVGEPRLLIALYESPLLHVDIKFLTPDEFYERVENPVILWERDQLLTSILEKSVAVYPPFDFQWTEDRFWVWMHYAALKIGRGEFFEAMDFLSFIRNMVLGPLLHLNHNGLPRGVRRAETTFRSGDLERLQKTVASPNRASLCQSLTEAMNLYADLRDKLAPVTLIKNRKAQTIVTEYLTTIHQ; translated from the coding sequence ATGATAGCTCATTTATCGCCTTTTCAACCATTTATCGACTCGGCCATTAACGTATGCTGCCAGGACCCGGAAGCCATTGGTCTGGCAGCGGGTGGTTCGTGGGCATCGGGTGAGCTGGATGCGTACTCCGACCTGGACCTGGTGTTAGTCCTCAGTCGGAAAGTGGCACCCGACACCGAACAGATGCAGGTGTATGCGTCCCGGTTTGGCCCGTTACTGGCGTCGTTCCGGGGCGACCACGTGGGGGAGCCGCGCCTGCTGATTGCCTTGTATGAATCGCCCCTGTTGCATGTGGATATTAAGTTTCTGACGCCTGACGAGTTTTACGAGCGGGTGGAGAATCCGGTCATTCTATGGGAGCGCGATCAGTTGCTAACGTCGATTCTGGAAAAGTCGGTGGCCGTTTATCCTCCATTCGATTTTCAATGGACGGAAGATCGCTTCTGGGTCTGGATGCACTATGCCGCGCTTAAAATTGGCCGTGGCGAGTTTTTCGAAGCGATGGATTTTTTGTCGTTTATTCGCAACATGGTGCTGGGGCCGCTGCTGCATCTCAACCACAACGGACTGCCAAGAGGAGTTCGGCGGGCCGAAACGACATTTAGGTCAGGTGATTTGGAGCGGCTGCAAAAAACCGTTGCCAGCCCGAACCGGGCAAGTTTGTGCCAAAGCCTTACCGAAGCCATGAACCTGTATGCCGATTTACGGGATAAACTGGCACCGGTTACGTTAATTAAAAATCGAAAAGCACAAACAATCGTTACAGAGTATCTGACCACTATTCATCAATAA